A genomic stretch from Thermonema lapsum includes:
- a CDS encoding glycosyltransferase family 8 protein: protein MMHIALAFDNNYLIPAYALLASIFKHNPKAIFTFHVVLQGIDEQEQQQLRDYICKHNGSRLYCYTLDDRLLSTLPMMSPWNWSAMPYVKMFFPLLLSEKVDRLLVLDVDMLVVNGLDELYNWDLGDHPLGAVKDSGISCCNAYWDLHLREDYFNSGMMLIDVERWNKLKISEQAIAFARDNPDKIYYVDQDALNAAVAGRHLLLPEKYNLIHAYIPQSASRQFYDEFLKGQTILHFTFPKPWHYLSTHPYRHLYRHYLKMSPKKGARVITDFSIAKLPAYIYIKLLEWYLSTPVLVKFWRTLKMKMKKGLAN, encoded by the coding sequence ATGATGCATATTGCCTTAGCTTTTGACAATAATTACCTCATACCTGCTTATGCCTTGCTTGCTTCTATCTTTAAGCACAATCCTAAAGCGATTTTTACTTTTCATGTGGTTTTACAAGGAATTGATGAGCAAGAACAGCAACAGCTGCGTGACTATATTTGTAAACACAACGGAAGCAGGTTGTATTGTTATACTTTGGACGACAGGCTTCTAAGCACCCTTCCTATGATGAGTCCCTGGAATTGGAGTGCAATGCCTTATGTGAAGATGTTCTTTCCTTTGCTGCTCAGTGAAAAAGTAGATAGACTGCTTGTATTAGATGTTGACATGCTGGTGGTCAATGGTCTTGACGAATTGTACAATTGGGATTTGGGAGACCATCCGCTTGGAGCAGTAAAAGATAGCGGTATTTCGTGCTGCAATGCTTATTGGGATTTACACCTAAGAGAAGACTACTTTAATTCTGGCATGATGCTTATCGATGTAGAACGATGGAATAAACTCAAAATATCGGAGCAGGCTATTGCATTTGCCCGGGACAATCCCGATAAGATTTATTATGTAGACCAAGATGCTTTAAATGCAGCGGTAGCTGGGCGTCATTTGCTTTTACCGGAAAAATATAATTTGATTCATGCTTATATTCCGCAAAGCGCTTCAAGGCAGTTCTATGATGAATTTTTGAAAGGGCAAACAATTTTGCACTTTACTTTCCCAAAACCCTGGCATTACCTATCTACACACCCTTATCGGCATTTATATCGCCATTATCTAAAAATGTCGCCTAAGAAGGGAGCACGTGTAATTACGGACTTTTCAATAGCTAAGCTTCCTGCTTATATTTACATAAAGTTGTTAGAATGGTACCTAAGTACTCCCGTTTTAGTTAAGTTTTGGAGAACATTGAAAATGAAAATGAAAAAGGGACTTGCTAACTAA
- a CDS encoding IS1 family transposase: MAVDRKRRKYLDFVIGTRGTETGKQLWEKVKDKVRQKVMTDYWKVYKEMIEADKLEQTKRETYTVESYNGLLRHHIARLRRKTRCYSKSEEMLRITIALFIAKRNGNLSIFGY; the protein is encoded by the coding sequence ATTGCTGTTGATAGAAAAAGGAGGAAATACCTTGATTTCGTTATTGGGACAAGAGGGACAGAAACAGGGAAGCAGTTATGGGAAAAAGTAAAGGATAAAGTAAGGCAGAAAGTAATGACAGATTATTGGAAGGTATATAAAGAGATGATAGAAGCGGATAAGTTAGAACAGACGAAACGAGAGACATATACAGTAGAGAGCTATAATGGTTTATTAAGGCATCACATTGCAAGGTTGAGGAGGAAAACGAGATGTTATTCAAAAAGTGAAGAGATGTTGAGAATAACCATTGCCTTATTTATCGCAAAAAGGAATGGAAATTTATCTATATTTGGTTACTAA